The Phycisphaeraceae bacterium genome has a window encoding:
- a CDS encoding SAM-dependent DNA methyltransferase, which produces MAKNDTPSANLGFEDRLWQAAEKLRGNMDAAEYKHVVLGLIFLKYISDAFLEKHAALTADKHADAEDKDEYLAENIPWVPPEARWDYLQKNAKRPEIGTLIDNAMAALERENNAFKGVLPKDYARPALDKRRLGEVIDLIATIGLGDKASRQRDVLGRVYEYFLSKFAEKEGKGGGEFYTPSCVVRLLVEMLEPYTGRVFDPCCGSGGMFVQALKFVAAHASGNGNGTKAKRDIAIYGQESNYTTWRLCQMNLAIRGIDGDVRWNEGGSFLQDAHPDLRADYIIANPPFNMEDWGYSKVKNDARWRRFDQSAGNAQFSLPPGGERKRKDGSTFTVDGGNANYAWILHFLHHLATNGTAGFVLANGSLTSNTSGEGEIRRAIIEHDLVDCIIALPGQLFYTTQIPACLWFLTRSKAADKQRGFRARPGKTLFMDARKMGRLIDRTHRELTAEEIDRIARTYHAWRGEEGAGKYEDVPGFCKSATLEEIQAHGHVLTPGRFVGAEEIEDDDTPVEEKMAELAAELFEQMAEAQDLDQKIRQNLEAIGYAE; this is translated from the coding sequence ATGGCCAAGAACGACACCCCTTCCGCGAACCTCGGCTTCGAAGACCGCCTCTGGCAGGCCGCCGAGAAACTCCGCGGCAACATGGACGCCGCCGAGTACAAGCACGTCGTCCTCGGTCTGATCTTCCTCAAGTACATCTCCGACGCCTTCCTCGAGAAGCACGCTGCCCTCACGGCCGACAAGCACGCCGACGCCGAGGACAAGGACGAGTACCTCGCCGAGAACATCCCGTGGGTGCCGCCAGAAGCTCGCTGGGACTACCTGCAGAAGAACGCGAAGCGCCCCGAGATCGGCACGCTCATCGACAACGCGATGGCTGCCCTTGAACGTGAGAACAATGCCTTCAAGGGTGTTCTTCCGAAGGACTACGCCCGCCCCGCCCTCGACAAGCGTCGCCTCGGCGAGGTCATCGACCTGATCGCCACGATCGGCTTGGGCGACAAGGCCAGTCGCCAGCGCGATGTGCTCGGCCGCGTCTACGAGTACTTCCTGAGCAAGTTCGCCGAGAAGGAGGGCAAGGGCGGCGGCGAGTTCTACACGCCCTCGTGCGTGGTCCGGCTGCTTGTCGAGATGCTCGAGCCGTACACGGGCCGCGTCTTCGACCCTTGCTGCGGCTCCGGCGGCATGTTCGTTCAGGCTCTGAAGTTCGTCGCCGCCCACGCCTCCGGCAACGGTAACGGCACGAAGGCCAAGCGCGATATCGCCATCTACGGCCAGGAGTCCAACTACACCACCTGGCGACTCTGCCAGATGAACCTTGCCATTCGCGGCATCGATGGTGATGTTCGGTGGAACGAGGGCGGCTCATTTCTTCAGGACGCGCACCCGGACCTCCGCGCCGACTACATCATCGCCAACCCGCCCTTCAACATGGAGGACTGGGGCTACTCCAAAGTGAAGAACGACGCCCGCTGGCGGCGTTTCGACCAGTCCGCTGGCAACGCCCAGTTCTCGCTCCCCCCGGGTGGTGAGCGCAAACGCAAGGACGGCTCGACGTTCACCGTCGATGGCGGCAACGCTAACTACGCCTGGATTCTCCATTTCCTCCATCATCTCGCCACCAACGGCACCGCGGGCTTCGTTCTGGCCAACGGCTCGCTCACGAGCAACACCTCCGGAGAAGGCGAGATTCGCCGGGCCATCATCGAGCACGACTTGGTGGATTGCATCATCGCCTTGCCCGGGCAGTTGTTCTACACCACGCAGATCCCCGCCTGCCTGTGGTTCCTCACACGCAGCAAGGCCGCCGACAAGCAGCGCGGCTTCCGCGCCCGCCCCGGCAAGACGCTGTTCATGGACGCCCGCAAGATGGGCCGCCTCATCGACCGCACTCACCGCGAACTCACCGCCGAGGAGATCGACAGGATCGCCCGCACGTACCACGCCTGGCGCGGCGAAGAGGGAGCGGGCAAGTACGAGGACGTGCCGGGGTTCTGCAAGTCCGCCACGCTCGAGGAGATCCAGGCGCACGGGCACGTCCTGACCCCCGGCCGCTTTGTCGGTGCCGAGGAGATCGAGGACGACGACACGCCGGTCGAAGAGAAGATGGCGGAACTCGCGGCGGAACTCTTCGAGCAGATGGCCGAGGCGCAGGACCTGGACCAGAAGATTCGGCAAAACCTGGAGGCGATTGGGTATGCCGAATGA
- a CDS encoding helix-turn-helix domain-containing protein codes for MPRTRLGKPVAARSAVMTIDDLAAHLQVSKSSLYKLAQDGKVPGQKVGKHWRFRRQTIDNWLSQDRPAPRARRH; via the coding sequence ATGCCCCGGACTCGACTTGGCAAGCCTGTGGCCGCTCGGTCCGCCGTCATGACCATCGACGACCTCGCCGCCCACCTCCAGGTGTCGAAGTCCTCGCTCTACAAACTCGCGCAGGACGGCAAGGTGCCCGGCCAGAAGGTCGGCAAGCACTGGCGGTTCCGGCGTCAGACCATCGACAACTGGCTCTCACAGGATCGCCCGGCGCCGCGCGCCCGCCGCCATTGA